A genomic region of Sphingobacteriales bacterium contains the following coding sequences:
- a CDS encoding amidohydrolase family protein, whose protein sequence is MEKFAPCRQKGLSPQAALQALTATPAALLGMSEQLGTLEKGKIANFFVADTDIFTKGEILENWIQGDRFIISNKENTNKDGVYHLTMNHDRRVDEVHSF, encoded by the coding sequence TTGGAAAAATTTGCGCCTTGCCGTCAAAAAGGATTGTCGCCGCAAGCTGCTTTACAGGCACTCACCGCCACACCCGCCGCGCTTTTGGGTATGAGCGAACAATTAGGCACTTTGGAAAAAGGTAAAATTGCTAACTTCTTTGTCGCCGATACGGATATTTTTACCAAAGGAGAAATTCTTGAAAACTGGATACAGGGCGACCGATTCATCATCAGCAACAAAGAAAACACAAATAAAGACGGCGTGTATCATCTCACCATGAACCACGACCGCCGTGTGGACGAAGTGCATTCCTTCTAA